AACCAATTAATTACAAGAAAGTTTAACTCAACTCTTCACCCATAATTCACACACATTCACAGGTGGCTTATCTCGCCTGCAATTCAGAGGTATGCATGTTTGGTCTTCTTTGAAGCTCTCTTGGCCTTGCCTTCTTATCTTCTGTAACAAGCTTCTTCGTACCAGGCAACTCTGCAAAAACAATCTTGcacattccattgcttttaacaTCATCTCATACAGAacttaacagactccatcttctTTATGTAACTACAAGTCCTATCATTTCTCAATATTGttacatatacaaatacaaatacccctttTGATTTGAACTGGGTATAGCATTAGAGATGgatgtattcatattcatatacggatacccacacacaggtggagataacaagggggCCGGATAGCCAAGCCACTCCTGggcaggtcgaagagtggctcagcGATCGCAATCTCTGGAGCGATAGGATGGCAGCGCGGACCCCACAGCATTAGcgcatcagtgagtggaccgtctggaccctcgttatctccacctgtgtgtggGTATTTGTATTAGAATATAAATACCATCTCTAATCAttatactaaaaattgaggggcatcttttacacggGAGTAAGCTGAGAACAGTATTgatggctccaatactttggccatctcatgagaagactccctggaaaagaccttgatgttaggaaagtgtgaaggcaagaggagaaggggacgtcagaggatgagatggctggacagtgtctgccaagcaaccaacatgaaagtgacacaactacgggaggcagtggaagataggagggcctgcgtgctctggtccatggggtcacgaagagtcgggcacgactaaacaactagacgaCGACGAAGCTGAGAACAAAATGGCCTGTACCTtacctctgtaaacaggcttccttcaatcacgaggcttagctgcctccgctcaggaggcttagcttcctacagtcaggagacttagctacCTCCAATCACcggccttatggaactgatgtcagctgatgctcaACATACCAATTCAAAGACACCTCATTGGAAGTGGAGCCtataggctcagatgcaacagggactcgtaatgtccaaTGTTCTGAGCCGAgcctgaatactcaaagctaagttttcaaAGCTAAGTTAGCTTTCGAAACAGCTAACCTAATTTTGGGGCTTAGAAGGGAGGGTCTTATAAACAGGAGTGTCTTATATAAACGGAAGGTAACTGCATACACTTTCTTGCAACTGATATTTTtagtcagaactagagatgggggtatttgtatttgtttatccccgcacaggtggcgttaatgagggtccagccccacggggctagacggtccactcactgatccgcagCAGACGAAGATGGCACAGTTCTACAAATGGCTGCGCAACACGCGATCCGCTTGCCACTTCTGGCCAGAGGCAGGACAAGCCTctctgcaaggttgaagagtggtgagcggatcaCGCACTGTAGAGCCATTCCTAGAATCGTGCTGTCCCCATCCGCGGTGGATCaatgagtggaccgtctggccccatggaactggaccctcattaacaccacctgtgcggggatactCCTATAGGAATACtgagcccccatctctagtcagaaccaACGATTAAACCAGTTGGCAAAGAACAGTACCATCTACTGGTAACTAACAGTACTGTTAAAAATGGATGATTTGAAATAAAGGATCACTTCAGGACGGGCTATTTTAAAATAAGAGTATAAACTGCAACTATTTATTCTGCAAAGCATGCATTGCTGCTGTACATATGGGGATTTTACAAGTAACAATtcgaaataaaaatagaaaaagattttaaaaagtcagattttTAACAACAAAAGTTTCTAGAAGGCACACATCCATGAGTGCAATGTGCCTGCAGAGCAAGGCACACGTAAGAGTACAACCCGCGGAAACAGACATATTTATCCGGGAGGAATTTCTTATGAGTAACTAAACCTCGTATATATCATAGTTTCCTAATGAGGACACTTATAAACGCTGCGCTGCTCCCCGTCCATTGCATTGCacgtttgctttttttccttctttcgttTAACCGCTGGCAATGGCCGTGTTTGGAAATATACCATCGCGCGCGCACACATTTCAACTGAAATCCCGTCCAgactttttaaaggcaaaactaCACTCCCCCGAATTCCACATATTATTAGTACGGTACGGTATTTTCAGTCTACATGATAAACGCACGAATCCTTTCACCAGTTATTTTTCAAATCTTTTTTCGACCCCACCACAGCAAACAAGGCTGCTAAACTAATCGTctgctttccacattccaagatGTAGGACCCTCACAACCAAGCAGGTCCCGCCCACCAATAGCCCGGctgactacaacccccatcatgcAACGCTTCATGCGCACAGCATGCTGGGAGCTCAGCGGCCTGTGTAGTGTCTGCCCTCTATGGTAAGAAAGTCGCGCCGAACTCACATCCGGCGTTTTCGCCCCGGAACCTCTCTCTTTGACTCTTTAAGGAGCCGGTGTGGAGAAAGAGACGGGGTAGACGCTCTGGTGGTGGCTGGCACGTGGAGGGAGATACGTAGCAATCCGGCGGGGAATGGCGGCCTTGTCGGTGGAGGAGTTGCTGGCGCGCGCCGAAGAGCGCGAGGCGGAGACCCAGCGGAGCGTGATGGTGCACAAGGAGCTGGACTTGGAGTTCGACGTGGGCAACCTGCTGGCGGTCGACAAGAACCCCGCGCCGCGCGGCGTGGCGCGAGAAGGGGCGCCCGCCTCTCAGCGCGAGGGCCACCTGCGCGCCCTGGCCCGCGACAACACGCAGCTGCTGGTGGGCCAGTTGTGGGCGCTGCCGTCGGAGCGGGCCGAGGGAGGCGCGGGCCCTGTCGTGGCGCAGCTGCCGGAGCCGACGACCCGCCTGCCGAGGGAGAAGCCGCTGCCCAAGCCGCGGCCGCTCACCCGGTGGGAGCAGTTCGCCAAGCTCAAAGGCATTCGCCCGACGCGGAAGAAGCGCGGCACCTTGGTCTGGGACGAGGAGGCCAAGGAGTGGCGGAGGCGTTGGGGTTACAAGCGAGCCGGCGGAGACCCTTCCCGGGACTGGCTCCTGGAGGTGCCGGACTCGGCCGACCCTTTCGAGGATCAGTTCGCCAAGCGGCGGCAGGAGAAGCGCGAGAAGGTCGCGCGCAACGAGCTCAACCGCCTGCGGAACCTGGCGCGCGCCCACCGCGGCGGGGCCGCCCAGACCTTGCACCCGACGGGCCACCAGGACCGGGCCGAGCTGGGCCGCGTCGCCGCCCTGGCCCGCGTCTCCACCGCCTCCCGCGGCCGCTTCCAGCCTCGACTCCCCAAGGAGCCGCCGACGCCTCCCACCGTCACTGGGCGCGGGAAGAAGCGCCAGTTCAAGCCGCTCTTGGGAGACctggaaggggaaaagaagaggcaGCTGGAGCTGGCCCGCAGCCTGAGCAGCAAGAAGGCCCCCCTGGACCTGACCCGGGCCGTTAACAAGCAGCTCCGGGAGGAGGAAGCCGAGGCGGCCAGCGCCAAGGGCAAGAAGCGAGGGCAGCGCGGCAAGAGGGCCCGACGGCAGCAGCTGAGGCCCGGTGGGGCCAAAGGCAAACGGGGCGGAGGGGCGGCCCGAACCGGTGGcggcaagaggaaaaagaagtgaGCCTGCCTGGGGAGAAGGCTGGCCCAAGTGGCGGACTGGAGCCCTTATCCTCGAGTTGCACTTCCTCTTCGGGAACTGAATGCCTCCCCACAAATTATCCCGAGCCCCCGATTAATTACTGACGGGGTGCTAATAAGAGAATGCGGCTCTGACTTTTTGGTGCATTTTTCTACAAATTCGACAGTGGCCTTAAATTTTTTGTGAACTTTGTAGAGCCTGGGAAAAGTGGGATGTGAACATAGGCCCTCTAAATTAAAAAACGGAGTAGGAGTTAGTCCATCTTAAGTGGAGTTGTTGACAAAAGGCAGTAATAGATTTTACTGCGTAATTGGACAGCAGTATTAGCATAAATCCTTGAGTTAAAAAGCGTATATGATCTGGTGGATCGTATAATTTTACAAAGTTTCAGGTAGTTGTGTTCATTTTTTAATCCCTCAGGTTATTTGAAATGGTTGAAAGTCCAAAGAATAGTGGAGAGTATGTATGGGACTGGGATAGTGAGAAGTCTCTgttctgtaaaaaataaaatctgatgCAGGCACTTGATGTGCAGATTTGTAATGCTGATAGTGTAACAGATTTTCAGAGTAATATATGACGTTCATCATGTCCAGTCCCAGTGCCAGACTTCATAATATAAGCCTTCATGCCTACCTTTGACCTCAAGGACATGTATTTTCTgaaaatcacagaagaaaagacaaaaaggggtggggttttttgtcttttaaaaaggatgcaTAAGAAGATGCAACTTGTTGAGAATAAGATCTACAGGAAACTAAATTCTACTTGTGTTCTGTGCCTATGGTCACAAATGAAATGCAGTGGTTGAGACATTTTAATAACCAACGTGAACTTTAAATGAACAGTTTTTCTTTAACCTGTTACATTGGATATTTTCTAATTAAACTGTGGAGAAGTTGCAATAAAATGTAATGGATTCAATCTTTGAATGCTAAGTCTTGTACATTATACAAAGGTCCTGTTGAACTTCATAGAGCTTAACTAATGAGTAAATACCATCAGGATCACTGTATTTTGGTTCATGAAATGGGTAATCAGTATTGTTTCCTTAGATGTATGCAATGttcttattatttttcatttgtagtTGTTTGCAATGGTACATACTATTTCCTAGAAATGAGCCCACTTAACTCCCTGGAGTTTGCTTCTGAGTAGATACATTATGGCTGAAATCTCGTTGCTCTGTGTAGCAACTtgtcactagagtaggcctgttgaatcagtgacAGACTTGGTGAATCAATGCTAAGTTCCAGTGAGTCTAGCTGAGACTTGCAACACTATTTAAGCCATAGGTTGCAGTATTAGTAACGTTGTTTCCAGTTCATTATTGTTAGGCTCCCAACTACAGTTATTCCATACCTATTTTATTATGCAAATATTGGtaaccattgtgccatgaggTTTTATAACAATTTTTACACAATAATGGAATTACATATCATTTTATAAGAGATTGACTTCAAACTGCAAAATTGTAAATAGAGCATCTGTTCCAGAAAAGCTAAAATTTCAATACTTCTTTAAAGTACAgatgtgcctcgcttaacgatgttaattggttccaaaaaatcactgtgggaaaacattgttaagcgaaacaccatttcccataggaatgcattgaaaaccggttaatccgttccaatgagaacggattaccgtccttaagcgaaaatccccataggaaacatcgctaagtgaaacaatgtttcccccatcggaaagctattgaaatatattgaagccaactcaatgcatttcaatggctttccaatgtccgttttcgctcattttttaagtgtcttaaaatgtttgaaacctgttttaaatgcttggaataggtagtgcaccttgtgaaacctatgcacatttagtttggctttgttctgagtcttcattaattttttgtgattttttgttttccccatttaaattaattgaacggacagtccaatgcttttcaatgagggaaaaacaaaaaatcaccaaaaattaacgaagactcagaacaaagccaaactaagtgtgcataggtttcacaaggtggactaactattccaagcatttaaaacacgtttcaaacattttaagacagttttacatgagcaaaaacggacatcattaagtgaaattcccccatagagaacatcgttaaacgatgcagaaaattcctcaaagaaacccatcgcaaagcgaatacatcgttaaacgaagcaatcgctaagtgaggcaccactgtaagtagtTTCtaggaaaaaaggaacatttaatTAAGAGCAATGATTTTGTGCCTGTTGTGGTTGCAGTAGAAGGCATAGCTAAGTGGTAAAACCCAAGCATGATAGgcagcaagtacagtggtgccccgtatagcgaggttaatccgttccggattaaccctcgctatacggaatcatcgctaaacgggtaggggaaaggtattggaacgcattaaacttcatttaatgcgttccaataccttcgttacttacccgttcagcgaggattccaggagctggcagccattttcgcgccttcgctaagcgagggcagggcgcgaaaacggctgccggcagccatttccgggcttccggcggccattttggaaccgccgatcagctgttcggcggctccaaaatggccgccgcaataaccgatcttcgcaatgcgggttttccccattgcgaagatcgggtatgtttccgtatagcgatcccgaaaaagggatcgctatacggaaacatcgctatacggtgcactcgttaagcgaggcaccactgtattcatattcaCAACCAGACAACAGTAGAGTGATCTTTGTGGGGCCCTGACcaaaggacatggtggcgctgcgggttaaaccgcagaagcctctatgctgcaaggttggaagaccagcagccgtaagatcgaatccacacaacggagtgagctcccgtcgcttgtcccagctcctgccaacctagcagttcgaaagcatgtaaaaatgcaagtagataaacaggtaccacctcggtgggaaggtaatggcattccaaactgtctttggacaaacactggctctatagcttggaaacagggatagcaccgctggactaaatgtcaaggggaatctttacagGCTGGCTAAGGATAGACTGAGATAGTGCACCTTCACAAGATTAGGAGTGGCAATCTGGATCCTCAGCAGAGCTTCCCAAGAGTTCCCATCCGGTCCTTTCCATACCTGCAGATGCAAGGTCATCTGTTTATATATTTAGCACCTTTTTTCTACATAAATTAAGGCATAGCCAATGAAGTTTATCTCCCACAAATGTCTTATGTGATCAATATCTACATTTTACTCAGAGTACTTAGTACACAATTGTGTGATTCAATTCTGATTTTAAATTTCACTCAATTgcacaattatttttctttatcctATTGTAGTGCTTTGCAAAAGGAAGTAGGTAAGGCGTGTAATCCTGGGAGCAGCTGTTCATATTCTGGAGGACTCCTCAATCTTTGGCCCTTCAAATGTTTTAGCCATATaaactgaggtttctgggagttcagGTTCTAAACACCTAGATAGCCAAGGGCTATAAACCACTAGCTTGGAGTTCCTTCAAGTTCCAGCTCATGTACAGATGAATCAGTGGACAGAAATAGTTAAGCTAGCAGAGCAACCTTCAATGAAAATCCTGtcatttctattttgtaaaaaaatacagATTAGTTGTGAaattagatatagatatagatatgcatactgtacatacatacatacacacacacacacacacacacacacatatatacatacacacacacacacccagttttcTTAAATAAGAATAATTTTAAGTGCTTTATTTACAAAGTATTGTGGAAGCCTTAAGACTGGCTGATCTGTGGTCACAATACATTAGAACGGCTTATTTCAGTTTTCTGCAGAGCTAAAGGCTAGATGTGAATTTTCAAGGTGTCCTTTTAGAGAAGACCAGCACCACGCTCTTGCAGTTAACTCACTCCTTGGCAAGCAACTCAGAAAGAGATCCACAGAGTCAAGAGAAGCAAAGTTGTTAAACCTGTAGAATCAATAATAAACTTAATGGTGTTTGGGTTTCTTAGGTCTCCCCTTGAAAACTTTAAAGTGATTCCGTTGGTAATTTAATGTAGCTCTGCAATCAGTTATAATAAGCACACCAGAAAATGGACAGCTATTCTGTCCGTTCCCTTTCTGTTTACATAGTTTCTCTTGACTTTGCTTTCCCATCATGCCTTGCTGTTCAAAGTAAAGGCTGCGAGTCATGGCAGGAGGACGGGAAAGAGTGACTCATATGCTGAAACAACTTTATCGAGCCTCGTAAGTTTGCACTTTCTTAAGCTCTATGGATTTTGGTTCTTGAGATGTAAATTTTCAAGAAAACCTCCCACTAAAAAAGCAACACAGCATTTCAAAATATTACTGCCATTACTTTTAGGGAATGTACTGGTGCTGAAGTCAAGGgaatgactgtacagtattttgagaAATGAGCTTTTCTATCTTTGGAAATTATTAATATAGCCTGCCTAGTTCTCTTTCCTTTACAGCTGAGAGAACAAGCAAACAGAAACCTTGTGTCAAAGGCTGTTCCTAACACAGAAGTGGACTTTGGCATTTGCTGAAAGTATGCAGAAACTCACAGAATGTTTAGTTCCAACCTTTTTCCATAGATGGAAACAACAAATATAGTCGTATTTACGTACTGGATTTGTACTGCTGTTCATCAATCATGTTCTCAGAGTGATAAGATTCAtctgtgaaaaataaaatgcaacaagAAAATGCAGCATAAAAAACTTCTGGTTGAGCAAAATGAAAATCACTGAGTAGCAGTTCAAAATTGGAATGCATATTTTCAAAGGTGCACTCTTGTATATCAAAACAAAATCACTATCACTGCAGCACTTATTCTGGAGCCAATATCAGGTTTTTAACAGCAATTCCAGATTATCTTAAAGATATAAAACTGCATTATGTAAAGAAAATGGATggtatatttttctctttcataATGCTAGAACCCTGCTTCCACTGTGTTAAACTCATTTTGAAGTAAATGTGAATGCAGTTACTTGGAAGCAGGTTCAGCAGAAGTTAGTGTAACTGACTGGGAAAAATTAGTAGGCTCAGATCCTTGCAATAGGCTGCCCAGAAGAAATCTGTGTTTATTCTACCAATTTAGAAAAACATGGGTGGGAGCAGAAAAACACTTCTGATTAATGAATATTAGAAGTGATGGGGTTGTGGCGACATGTCTCTGAGCTGTAATCTGTGAACACTTACTGCCAAATAAAATTCGGCTTTGAAGTCTCACTCCTCCATATGTCACaagagtctttttttctttttatttaaaactgtTGTTTGATATTCCTAAAAGGGCCTTCCCAGTTTCTAAGTCCTATTTAAATGACATACAAATTAACATTAGGTATTATACATGCATTTTTCAAAGTCTTCAAAAGTGATAATTCCAGTAGTAAGGAAAAGTCATTACCACTTCCAGACACTAGATGTCACAACACTTTTGTGAAACATGCCATGATATATTTTCAAGAAGTAAGCCTATTAGTAAGTGTGTGTAAGCACATGTAAGGAAAAATATGGCTTTTTGAACAGTAATAGATTTATATTAGCGTAAACTTTCATAGATTTGGTCTATTTATTCAGAAACACATGGACtgtaatccataaaagctcactgAAATGAgtctgttacagtggggtctctagttaagaacgtccctacttaagaacaatccaacttaagaacagctccatttgctaaattttgcttctacttgagaacagaaatccaagataagaacaggaaaaaaaacctttcctgctctttttttaaccttaggtcatcttaggttaaaaaaaattctccccctagtggtagagtacgtattaaccagctttgcattagttcctatgcgaattaatgcttcaatgtacgaacgcacctctacataacaaaaaaacagccagaacggattaattggttttcagtccattcctgtgggaaattttgcttcaacttaagaacgtttcaacttaagaacaccattccaaaaccaattaagttcttaagtagaggttccactgtagtctTAAATCTACCATAAGAATTTGTTTCTGTTTGTGAAACGGACACTTGTTCTGGTTCTGTTATTTTCTCAGTGCTTTTTTACAGAAGctattttccccttttcattaGGTGCATGTGTCCTGCTCATTCCCACAATTATTCTCAAGGTAagtcaattcccccccccttacatTGGTTATCTTCTGTTCTAAACTTTCCTAATGTCAGGTTTCCATTAGATAGCAATTATATCATTAActgagctttttttttatttttcaaggtaACTAAGATAGTTCTCTTTTTATGtcctttggaaagaaaaatatttgaaaattacaAACAGCTGGCCTGTGAAACAAAATGTTCTCTCCTCTTGTCCATTGCATTGTTGCATCAGCACCCACAACAGAGCCCAACAGCACAATCTGCCACATGAACCCTGTGATATTCCACCATTTATTGAGGCCATGTACAGTAACATTACAGTTTTAACAAAAACGGAGTTAATTTTTGCTTCGTTAAGGTATAGTTATAAAGTGCCATAATTCTATCTTTGTTCACAAGAAAAAGAATtgactgaaaatagctggttttTTATAACTGTTTACTTCTAAACTCTACCCCTTAGCCTCAAATTAAGCATGTTACTGACATTTCATGCTAAACACTAAGGCAGCCAGGTGCTCCTGGATGCAAGCCTGCAATTTAGAATAATCTGCTGTGATTTCTTAACTGGAAATagttcattttaattaattaattaattttttaaaaaaggaagatgcaATCTATTCTACTCTTTTCAAGTAGAAACAAGAATTAGGCCAACCCATATTCATCAACTGTATTGTCAGTAAACACAAACCTGGGACATAATTAGATACCATGcagacaatattttttaaaaacagtacataAAATACTCTAtagctagaaaatcctgaaaggggTAGccatgagtttcagttgttaagACCTgaagatgtggacagggtgcttggatctgtctgttctaccaccactccgctcgccccttgcccatcttggctaattggaagatctgccagggggggttcgcacctgggtctaGGAGACCGTGAACacttctttgagagagggagtgatcCCTACCaacttgaaagaggcggtaattcgtccactccttaaaaagcctaacctggacccaaggctggtggttaactaccgaccagtggtgaacctcccttatttgggcaaagtgttggagcgggttatAACCGTTTACTTCTAAACCCTATAGctactccaggtgctgctggatgaaacggattttctggatccatttcaatcgggttttaggccgggttttggtacggagactgccttggttgccctgtacaatgacctttgccaggagagagacagggggagtgtgaccctgttgatactcctggacctctcagcagctttcgacaccatcgaccacggtgtccttctggataggctggctgggttgggagttgggggcaccgctttacggtggttccgctccttcctggctgaccgtgtccagagggtggtgctggaggacagttgctctgtcccatggcatttatgtcatggggttcctcagggctcgaaattgtcccccatgctgtttaacatctacatgaaatcgctgggagaggtcatcaggaggtttgggctgaggagtcagcaatatgctgacgatactcagctctacctctcgttttccaccaatccgggtgaagcagtttctgtgctgaactcgtgtctggacctgataatggaccggatgagggttaataaattgaaatacaatccggacaagacggaagtgctgttagtgggtgcttcgccggacaggctggagggccatttccctgccctgaatggggttacagtccccctaagggacagggtctacAGCTGGGGGCTgcttctggaccccagtctaacacttgaagcccaggtggactcggtggccagaggcgccttccttcagctgtggaaattttaccagctatggccctacctggacgagcggagtctcatgacagttacatgacatataaagccctaaacggcttgggccctggatacctgaaggaccacctccttccatatgaacctacctcacagttaagatctagccagggggcccttttgaaagagccgtccctcaaggaagtaagagggatggcttgtagagaaagggcctttttggtagctgcccccagactatggaa
This sequence is a window from Pogona vitticeps strain Pit_001003342236 chromosome 4, PviZW2.1, whole genome shotgun sequence. Protein-coding genes within it:
- the RRS1 gene encoding ribosome biogenesis regulatory protein homolog, which codes for MAALSVEELLARAEEREAETQRSVMVHKELDLEFDVGNLLAVDKNPAPRGVAREGAPASQREGHLRALARDNTQLLVGQLWALPSERAEGGAGPVVAQLPEPTTRLPREKPLPKPRPLTRWEQFAKLKGIRPTRKKRGTLVWDEEAKEWRRRWGYKRAGGDPSRDWLLEVPDSADPFEDQFAKRRQEKREKVARNELNRLRNLARAHRGGAAQTLHPTGHQDRAELGRVAALARVSTASRGRFQPRLPKEPPTPPTVTGRGKKRQFKPLLGDLEGEKKRQLELARSLSSKKAPLDLTRAVNKQLREEEAEAASAKGKKRGQRGKRARRQQLRPGGAKGKRGGGAARTGGGKRKKK